A genomic stretch from Kribbella amoyensis includes:
- the serC gene encoding phosphoserine transaminase: protein MTSDITIPAELKPADGRFGAGPSKVRPEAVQALASEGAKLLGTSHRQAPVKNLVKRVQDGVADLFQLPDGYQVVLGNGGSTAFWDIATFGLIREKSQHLSFGEFSSKFAKASQQAPHLGEPTVIKAEPGTRPVAVAEAGVDLYAWPHNETSTGVMAPVKRVEGADEGALVAIDATSGAGGLPVDLTEVDAYYFAPQKCFASDGGLWIAVLSPAALARVEEITASGRWIPAFLDLATAIDNSSKNQTYNTPSLATLFLMAEQTDWINSQGGLEWSVARTTDSSNRLYTWAEKSDYATPYVEDADARSLVIGTIDLDDSIDAAAVAKTLRANGIVDTEPYRKLGRNQLRVAMFPAVDPADVEKLTQAIDYVVDALN from the coding sequence GTGACCAGCGACATCACGATCCCCGCAGAGCTCAAGCCCGCCGACGGACGGTTCGGTGCGGGTCCTTCCAAGGTGCGGCCGGAGGCGGTCCAGGCGCTCGCGTCCGAGGGCGCGAAGCTGCTCGGCACGTCGCACCGGCAGGCCCCGGTGAAGAACCTGGTGAAGCGCGTCCAGGACGGCGTCGCGGACCTCTTCCAGCTGCCCGACGGGTACCAGGTGGTGCTCGGCAACGGCGGCTCCACCGCGTTCTGGGACATCGCCACCTTCGGGCTGATCCGGGAGAAGAGCCAGCACCTGAGCTTCGGCGAGTTCTCCTCGAAGTTCGCGAAGGCCTCGCAGCAGGCGCCGCACCTGGGTGAGCCGACCGTGATCAAGGCCGAGCCGGGCACCCGTCCGGTCGCGGTCGCCGAGGCCGGCGTGGACCTGTACGCGTGGCCGCACAACGAGACGTCCACCGGCGTGATGGCGCCGGTCAAGCGGGTCGAGGGCGCCGACGAGGGCGCGCTGGTCGCGATCGACGCCACCTCGGGCGCCGGCGGCCTGCCGGTCGACCTGACCGAGGTCGACGCCTACTACTTCGCCCCGCAGAAGTGCTTCGCCTCCGACGGCGGGCTGTGGATCGCGGTGCTGTCGCCGGCCGCGCTGGCCCGGGTCGAGGAGATCACCGCGAGCGGCCGCTGGATCCCGGCGTTCCTGGACCTCGCGACCGCGATCGACAACTCGAGCAAGAACCAGACGTACAACACGCCGTCGCTGGCCACGCTGTTCCTGATGGCGGAGCAGACCGACTGGATCAACAGCCAGGGCGGTCTGGAGTGGAGCGTCGCCCGCACCACCGACTCCAGCAACCGGCTGTACACCTGGGCCGAGAAGTCCGACTACGCCACCCCGTACGTCGAGGACGCGGACGCCCGTTCGCTCGTGATCGGCACCATCGACCTGGACGACTCGATCGACGCCGCCGCGGTCGCGAAGACGCTGCGCGCCAACGGCATCGTCGACACCGAGCCGTACCGCAAGCTGGGCCGCAACCAGCTGCGGGTGGCGATGTTCCCGGCCGTGGACCCCGCCGACGTCGAGAAGCTCACCCAGGCGATCGACTACGTGGTCGACGCCCTCAACTGA
- a CDS encoding dihydrofolate reductase family protein yields MSSSVLFMSISVDGFIAAPHDEPGNPGGDGFMRLHEWFKTPEGDFGRPGGEPGELYDEMYETGAVLVGRRTAEQVDHYGGDHHGVPIVVVSHRPAPPEVADYPAVTYVTDGIASAMAYAKQAAGGRDVGVHGAYTAQRALEAGVLDELQLHHIPVLLGQGRRLFDVLPHRIELEVTRVIDTPEATHTRYRVKY; encoded by the coding sequence ATGAGTTCATCGGTGCTCTTCATGTCGATCTCGGTCGACGGCTTCATCGCGGCGCCGCACGACGAGCCCGGCAACCCGGGTGGGGACGGCTTCATGCGGTTGCACGAGTGGTTCAAGACCCCGGAGGGCGACTTCGGCCGGCCGGGTGGCGAGCCGGGGGAGTTGTACGACGAGATGTACGAGACCGGCGCGGTCCTCGTCGGCCGGCGGACCGCCGAGCAGGTCGACCACTACGGCGGCGACCACCACGGCGTACCGATCGTCGTGGTCAGTCACCGGCCGGCGCCTCCGGAGGTGGCGGACTACCCGGCTGTCACGTACGTCACCGACGGGATCGCGAGTGCGATGGCGTACGCGAAGCAGGCCGCCGGCGGGCGCGACGTCGGAGTGCACGGTGCGTACACGGCTCAGCGAGCGCTCGAAGCGGGCGTGCTCGACGAACTGCAGCTCCACCACATCCCGGTACTCCTCGGCCAGGGCCGCCGCCTCTTCGACGTCCTGCCGCACCGGATCGAGCTGGAGGTCACCCGCGTGATCGACACCCCCGAAGCCACCCACACCCGCTACCGCGTCAAGTACTGA
- a CDS encoding AraC family transcriptional regulator, with protein MTRGPAAGEPIALELVSPPTFWRCEPGWSWVSQPLSEYLLWCVLDGIGRLHLDGRTRELAPGACAVFAPGDAPSAYHDPRRRLLVFGMHFRPKDPLPPSSVVPADRWCDVADRVLLGALAKASDVAYRREDALGRRQAELCLEQLLCSLWEAATGGGRGATDTAIDEVAQLIRQDPGRDWSVAEMASSAALSRAQFTRRFVGQHGMSPAQYVIQARIDRAHQLLTETGMTVTQTAAALGYTDVPYFSRQYKQRTGRSPSGDRPVQAGRQAQSGFQPSIEVAGRVAGPE; from the coding sequence TTGACGCGCGGCCCGGCCGCGGGTGAGCCGATCGCGCTCGAGCTGGTGTCACCGCCGACGTTCTGGCGGTGCGAGCCGGGCTGGTCCTGGGTGTCGCAGCCGTTGTCCGAGTACCTGCTCTGGTGCGTGCTCGACGGCATCGGCCGGCTGCACCTCGACGGCCGGACGCGCGAGCTGGCTCCCGGGGCCTGCGCCGTGTTCGCGCCCGGCGACGCGCCCTCCGCGTACCACGACCCGCGCCGCCGTCTCCTCGTCTTCGGGATGCACTTCCGGCCGAAGGACCCGCTGCCGCCGAGTTCCGTCGTACCGGCCGACCGCTGGTGCGACGTGGCGGATCGCGTGCTGCTCGGCGCACTCGCGAAGGCGTCGGACGTGGCGTACCGGCGGGAGGACGCGCTGGGAAGACGACAGGCCGAGCTCTGTCTGGAGCAGTTGCTGTGCAGTCTCTGGGAGGCCGCGACCGGGGGCGGCAGGGGAGCGACGGACACCGCGATCGACGAGGTGGCGCAGCTGATCCGGCAGGACCCGGGCCGCGACTGGAGTGTGGCCGAGATGGCTAGCAGCGCCGCGCTGTCCCGGGCCCAGTTCACCCGGCGGTTCGTCGGTCAGCACGGCATGTCCCCGGCGCAGTACGTGATCCAGGCCCGCATCGACCGGGCCCACCAGCTGCTCACCGAGACCGGGATGACCGTGACCCAGACGGCGGCCGCGCTCGGGTACACCGACGTGCCGTACTTCAGCCGGCAGTACAAACAGCGCACCGGCCGGTCACCGAGTGGCGACCGGCCGGTGCAAGCGGGGCGTCAGGCCCAGTCCGGGTTCCAGCCCTCGATCGAGGTGGCCGGGCGGGTCGCCGGGCCGGAGTAG
- a CDS encoding helix-turn-helix domain-containing protein, with amino-acid sequence MSEKPDPNKSVQLDGQLLRALAHPMRNRIVGLLRVHGPQTATTLAGRLGVNTGATSYHLRQLAEAGLVEEDASRGNARDRWWKAAHQGTEYNAGELLQDEPELALGFLHSVAQTYAENMFRAIDGWQTLDDEWREATYLSDYALHLTAAELQALTGELEAVLAKYRSDLTKPVPEGAAMVSVQLQAFRHELG; translated from the coding sequence ATGAGCGAGAAGCCGGATCCGAACAAGTCCGTCCAGCTGGACGGACAACTGCTGCGCGCCCTGGCCCACCCGATGCGCAACCGCATCGTCGGACTGCTGCGGGTCCACGGCCCGCAGACGGCGACCACGCTGGCCGGCCGGCTCGGCGTGAACACCGGCGCCACCAGCTATCACCTCCGCCAGCTCGCCGAAGCGGGTCTGGTCGAGGAGGACGCGAGCCGCGGCAATGCCCGAGACCGGTGGTGGAAGGCGGCCCACCAGGGCACCGAGTACAACGCGGGTGAGCTGCTGCAGGACGAGCCCGAGCTCGCCCTCGGCTTCCTCCACAGCGTGGCCCAGACGTACGCGGAGAACATGTTCCGCGCGATCGACGGCTGGCAGACGCTCGACGACGAGTGGCGGGAGGCGACGTACCTCTCGGACTATGCGCTGCACCTGACCGCGGCTGAGCTGCAGGCGCTGACCGGCGAGCTGGAGGCTGTGCTTGCCAAGTACCGCTCCGATCTCACCAAGCCCGTTCCCGAGGGCGCCGCGATGGTCAGCGTCCAACTGCAGGCGTTCCGCCACGAACTGGGCTGA
- a CDS encoding phytanoyl-CoA dioxygenase family protein — MSVSFKQQYDADGFVLVRGLFGPEEIDRLREHYMVLRGRGSYSGDDSGVEVGGRDPLKRYPRMTHVHRWDDLTLQWLIDQRLDEVMTGLLGTSPFAVQTMIFFKPPGSRGQALHQDNFYLKAEPGTCIAAWMALDPVDAENGGLQVVPGSHRWPLLCTEKADTKVSYTDVTVPLPDPDAAVLVEMQPGDVLFFHGALVHGSAPNVTPDRFRRALIGHYIQGEAEKVAEYYHPVLRMDGSHLDLGVSEGGGPCGEWVDSPDGPVAVLTRNHTVIRKHE, encoded by the coding sequence ATGAGCGTTTCGTTCAAGCAGCAGTACGACGCCGACGGGTTCGTCCTGGTGCGTGGGCTGTTCGGTCCGGAGGAAATCGACCGGCTGCGGGAGCACTACATGGTGCTGCGCGGCCGCGGTTCGTACTCCGGTGACGACTCCGGTGTGGAGGTGGGCGGGCGGGATCCGCTGAAGCGGTACCCGCGGATGACGCACGTGCACCGCTGGGACGACCTGACGCTGCAGTGGCTCATCGACCAGCGGCTGGACGAGGTGATGACCGGCCTGCTCGGGACGTCGCCGTTCGCGGTGCAGACGATGATCTTCTTCAAGCCGCCGGGCTCCCGTGGCCAGGCGCTGCACCAGGACAACTTCTACCTGAAGGCCGAGCCCGGGACGTGCATCGCGGCGTGGATGGCGCTCGACCCGGTCGACGCCGAGAACGGCGGACTGCAGGTCGTTCCGGGCAGTCACCGGTGGCCGCTGCTGTGCACCGAGAAGGCCGACACGAAGGTCAGCTACACCGACGTCACGGTCCCGCTGCCGGACCCGGACGCCGCTGTGCTGGTGGAGATGCAGCCGGGTGACGTGCTGTTCTTCCACGGCGCGCTGGTCCACGGCAGCGCGCCGAACGTCACCCCCGACCGCTTCCGCCGCGCGCTGATCGGCCACTACATCCAGGGCGAGGCGGAGAAGGTCGCGGAGTACTACCACCCGGTGCTGCGGATGGACGGCAGCCACCTCGACCTCGGCGTCTCCGAAGGCGGCGGGCCGTGCGGCGAATGGGTCGACTCCCCCGACGGCCCGGTCGCCGTCCTCACCCGGAACCACACCGTCATCCGCAAACACGAGTAG
- a CDS encoding class I SAM-dependent methyltransferase codes for MHTEQDQGDTPELTDDESGPRGAIRAALLSPDTLVRAVGSGRRRGAEAPAYQRVELRYVDLKGGRHLQVTEFDERQAHTRNVGLQAPAGESGLFVEPSAGVEAGSAGGAGRLVEGAVDELLATAYGNWHVETTTETLRLRYTKKGKLLLHREDAAREQKTGHDRVKRRILDPAAPFLVELGISDHHGRVKPSRQSKYKQIEEFCKLLAPALDEAIAAGRIGTDHPLHVVDLGCGNAYLTLAAYHLLSAAGHDVRMTGIDHNPAARERNTKRVTALGWQDHLRFVDATIADAEVDTRPDVVLALHACDTATDDALARAVGWEAPLVLAAPCCHHDIQKQLKRVEPPAPYGLLTRYGIVRERLADMLTDSLRAAVLRQIGYRVEVVQFVDSEHTPRNLLLRAARTGATAGPEVRAEYEALVGEWQVEPRLAALVLDPDREAVS; via the coding sequence ATGCACACGGAGCAGGACCAGGGCGACACCCCGGAGCTGACGGACGACGAGTCCGGACCACGGGGTGCGATCCGGGCTGCCCTGCTGTCACCGGACACCCTGGTGCGGGCGGTCGGTTCCGGCCGCCGCCGCGGCGCGGAAGCCCCGGCGTACCAGCGCGTGGAGCTGCGGTATGTCGACCTCAAGGGTGGCCGTCACCTGCAGGTGACCGAGTTCGACGAGCGCCAGGCGCACACCCGCAACGTCGGCCTGCAGGCTCCGGCCGGGGAGTCCGGGCTGTTCGTGGAGCCGTCGGCGGGCGTGGAGGCCGGCTCGGCCGGTGGAGCGGGGCGCTTGGTCGAGGGGGCGGTGGACGAGCTGCTGGCGACGGCGTACGGGAACTGGCATGTCGAGACCACGACCGAGACGCTGCGGCTGCGGTACACCAAGAAGGGCAAGCTGCTGCTGCACCGGGAGGACGCCGCCCGGGAACAGAAGACGGGACACGACCGGGTCAAGCGGCGCATCCTCGACCCGGCCGCGCCGTTCCTGGTCGAGCTCGGGATCAGCGACCACCACGGCCGGGTGAAGCCGTCCCGGCAGTCGAAGTACAAGCAGATCGAGGAGTTCTGCAAGCTGCTCGCGCCGGCCCTGGACGAGGCGATCGCGGCCGGCCGGATCGGCACCGACCACCCGCTGCACGTGGTCGACCTCGGCTGCGGCAACGCGTACCTCACCCTCGCGGCGTACCACCTGCTCAGCGCGGCCGGGCACGACGTGCGGATGACCGGGATCGACCACAACCCGGCGGCCCGCGAGCGGAACACCAAGCGCGTCACCGCGCTCGGCTGGCAGGATCACCTGCGGTTCGTCGACGCGACGATCGCCGACGCCGAGGTGGACACCCGGCCGGACGTGGTGCTGGCCCTGCACGCCTGCGACACGGCGACGGACGACGCCCTCGCCCGCGCGGTCGGGTGGGAGGCACCTTTGGTGCTCGCGGCACCTTGCTGCCACCACGACATCCAGAAGCAGCTCAAGCGCGTCGAACCACCGGCGCCGTACGGGCTGCTGACGAGATATGGCATCGTTCGGGAGCGGCTCGCCGACATGTTGACGGATTCGTTGCGTGCGGCGGTGCTCCGACAGATCGGCTACCGGGTGGAGGTGGTGCAGTTCGTGGACAGTGAGCACACGCCCCGCAATCTGCTGCTCCGCGCCGCCCGGACCGGAGCGACCGCCGGGCCGGAGGTCCGGGCGGAGTACGAAGCGCTGGTCGGCGAGTGGCAGGTCGAGCCACGGCTGGCGGCGCTGGTCCTCGATCCCGACCGCGAGGCGGTGTCCTAG
- a CDS encoding MFS transporter, with product MPTPPTGTPAGPAPVDPAPATATSTPYRAPLIAFLVANVVSICGTRVSAIAIPWFVLVSTGSPLKTGLVAMAEMLPLVVCKAFGGPLIDRLGPKRVSVSTDTASTVVVALIPLLHTLGALPFPVLLGIVAVAGALRGPGDAAKGTLIPDIAAAAKVPLERVTGLESTTERLAGFIAFAVAGGLITLVGEVNALWIDAASFGVCALLIRRWAPGQHQRKPHQENEEEGYGQQLLEGWRFLRTDKLMLPLVLMIAVTNLLDAAIAAVLLPVWIKEHGYGPGQTSLILTSFGVTATAFALLASAIGHRLPRKTVFTVAFLICGAPRFVVMAFDAPVWGVMLVCAVGGIGAGFINPVLGALFIERIPRPLLGRVNSLADAVAWIGVPLGGVIAGAAVTGIGLAPALLIGGAAYLVATMAPPLIGRHENWGGAGAKPTPAAQDRPARSPATNPATKHPQPTDQPTRRPQPEARPTHHRATDRQQSQHQPIGRSEVGDLQSPDPAKPVQDHRTEVPS from the coding sequence ATGCCCACACCACCCACCGGCACACCGGCCGGCCCAGCGCCGGTCGACCCAGCGCCGGCCACAGCCACCAGTACGCCGTACCGCGCGCCGCTGATCGCGTTCCTGGTGGCGAACGTGGTGTCGATCTGCGGTACCCGGGTCAGCGCGATCGCGATCCCCTGGTTCGTCCTGGTCAGTACCGGGTCACCGCTGAAGACCGGGCTGGTCGCGATGGCGGAGATGCTGCCGCTGGTCGTCTGCAAGGCGTTCGGTGGTCCGCTCATCGACCGGCTCGGGCCGAAACGGGTCAGCGTCAGCACCGACACCGCGAGTACCGTCGTGGTCGCGCTGATCCCGTTGCTCCACACACTCGGGGCACTCCCCTTCCCGGTCCTGCTCGGGATCGTCGCGGTCGCCGGCGCGCTGCGGGGTCCGGGTGATGCGGCGAAGGGCACGTTGATCCCCGACATCGCGGCCGCGGCCAAGGTCCCGCTGGAACGGGTCACCGGGTTGGAGAGTACGACCGAACGGCTGGCCGGGTTCATCGCGTTCGCGGTGGCCGGTGGACTGATCACGCTGGTCGGCGAGGTGAACGCACTGTGGATCGACGCGGCCTCGTTCGGGGTGTGCGCGCTGCTGATCCGTCGATGGGCGCCGGGTCAGCATCAGCGAAAACCCCACCAGGAGAACGAAGAAGAGGGCTACGGGCAACAACTGCTCGAGGGTTGGCGGTTCCTGCGGACCGACAAGCTGATGCTGCCGCTGGTGCTGATGATCGCCGTGACCAACTTGCTGGACGCCGCCATCGCCGCGGTCCTGCTCCCGGTCTGGATCAAGGAGCACGGGTACGGGCCGGGGCAGACCAGCCTGATCCTCACCTCGTTCGGCGTGACGGCGACCGCGTTCGCGCTGCTCGCGTCGGCCATCGGCCATCGGCTGCCGCGCAAGACGGTGTTCACGGTCGCCTTCCTGATCTGCGGGGCGCCGCGGTTCGTGGTGATGGCGTTCGACGCGCCGGTGTGGGGCGTCATGTTGGTGTGCGCCGTCGGCGGGATCGGGGCCGGGTTCATCAATCCCGTGCTCGGCGCGCTGTTCATCGAGCGGATCCCGCGTCCGTTGCTCGGCCGGGTGAACTCACTCGCGGACGCGGTCGCGTGGATCGGCGTACCGCTGGGCGGCGTGATCGCCGGCGCGGCCGTCACGGGGATAGGGCTGGCACCCGCGTTGCTGATCGGCGGCGCGGCGTACCTCGTCGCGACGATGGCGCCGCCGCTGATCGGCCGGCACGAGAACTGGGGCGGCGCCGGCGCTAAACCGACTCCGGCGGCCCAGGATCGACCGGCCCGGTCCCCCGCGACGAACCCCGCGACGAAGCATCCGCAGCCGACGGATCAGCCGACGAGGCGTCCGCAGCCGGAGGCTCGGCCGACACACCATCGGGCGACCGACCGTCAGCAGTCGCAGCATCAGCCGATCGGACGCTCGGAGGTTGGGGATCTGCAGTCCCCCGATCCGGCGAAGCCGGTTCAGGACCATCGGACGGAAGTTCCTTCGTAG
- a CDS encoding esterase-like activity of phytase family protein, which translates to MTAVTLLSLAGAALPVGPATAAVTGVAADPTPAAPKKLFTIRDQRVDESSGLAKSQKYEGIWWTVNDSGDSARVFGINASGKVKAVLEFKAPVKDVEAISVDRDGTIYIADIGDNRSTRDTIEVYTIPEPDELTDQSSVKYRRYDFAYPDGAHDAETLLVEPETRRLYFVTKVSRGKGGIYAAPEESSREGTNDLTKIAEAPSGITDGTFLPDGKQVVLRTYVDIATVAWGEKPNVVARAAAPLAQGESVAVGPTGSKSVLVGSEGQNSAVYQMPVPARKPAAQPSATPTPKPAAADTTEPKKNHNLRWIVIGAGLFALIITVVTFPPGRRERQDRQAENDRLTGQAPPTSHSRRRTPV; encoded by the coding sequence GTGACCGCGGTGACCCTGCTCAGTCTGGCCGGGGCCGCGCTGCCGGTCGGCCCGGCGACGGCCGCGGTGACCGGCGTCGCCGCGGACCCGACCCCGGCGGCACCGAAGAAGCTGTTCACGATCCGGGACCAGCGGGTGGACGAGTCCTCCGGGCTGGCCAAGAGCCAGAAGTACGAGGGCATCTGGTGGACGGTGAACGACTCCGGTGACAGCGCCCGGGTGTTCGGCATCAACGCCAGCGGCAAGGTCAAGGCGGTGCTCGAGTTCAAGGCGCCGGTGAAGGACGTCGAGGCGATCTCGGTCGACCGGGACGGCACCATCTACATCGCCGACATCGGCGACAACCGGTCCACCCGGGACACGATCGAGGTCTACACGATCCCCGAGCCGGACGAGCTCACGGACCAGTCGAGCGTGAAGTACCGGCGGTACGACTTCGCCTATCCCGACGGCGCCCACGACGCCGAGACGCTGCTGGTGGAGCCGGAGACCCGGCGGCTGTACTTCGTCACCAAGGTCTCCCGCGGCAAGGGCGGCATCTACGCGGCGCCCGAGGAATCGTCCCGCGAGGGCACCAACGACCTGACCAAGATCGCCGAGGCGCCGTCCGGGATCACCGACGGCACCTTCCTGCCCGACGGCAAGCAGGTCGTCCTGCGGACGTACGTCGACATCGCCACCGTTGCCTGGGGCGAGAAGCCGAACGTGGTCGCCCGGGCCGCCGCACCCCTGGCCCAGGGGGAGTCGGTCGCCGTCGGACCGACCGGCAGCAAGTCCGTGCTGGTCGGCAGCGAAGGGCAGAACTCGGCCGTCTACCAGATGCCGGTCCCGGCCCGGAAGCCGGCCGCGCAGCCCTCGGCGACGCCCACCCCGAAACCCGCCGCCGCCGACACCACCGAGCCGAAGAAGAACCACAACCTCCGCTGGATCGTCATCGGCGCCGGCCTGTTCGCGTTGATCATCACCGTCGTCACGTTCCCGCCGGGCCGCCGCGAACGCCAGGACCGCCAGGCCGAGAACGACCGCCTCACCGGCCAAGCACCGCCCACCTCCCACAGTCGTCGCCGCACCCCGGTCTGA